In one window of Euwallacea fornicatus isolate EFF26 chromosome 19, ASM4011564v1, whole genome shotgun sequence DNA:
- the LOC136345298 gene encoding zinc finger protein pita-like isoform X1, translating into MEKRRGVLQKMKICRFCFNSNESELTSIYQKDEKTVPLPVQIMSCVSIEVFPSDGFPQLICNDCKLQTIKSYVFKSNCRKVDDAFKNYLQSGELIKPEIQPMTRKINMRHTEDDRNKDKLPAIEKIKEDDNDNLDDHSIDVKRSKLNDGTEVITLCISETDDPDHFQDISQDSEQEDSHIIAEESKDEDQTEVEQVETDIFSCEFCDKTFPLQQLLDLHITSHQREKNFTCSECNSKFFSKYDLANHLKVHSNEKPYECPVCEKKFSRESVLRRHETIHTDAARFLCWQCDKSFVTKADLQDHIKRHLKSRPFPCTLCTKNFVFKQGLERHMTSEHEGEKAHKCNYCSASFNTPIRLTRHVTTHAGLRPYPCKVCGRTFLLSHHLTRHMRSHYKQESAETVGQHKCDLCSMSFRRKDSLINHSVIHSMVNLRCVICNTSFEDSAMVRDHITTHLQGLPFPCEKCDYSFDTEKQLVEHEVKHAEMEYEDQIEQEVISETQKDDYATAFEDDEGSVRMAFESNQDDAEEEGEISHVSLTEMFSASDKSFDTFDIDKILKMTSYSIRDFDNPVLVRPGKEKSDRSLDCSAEAPESPSTPNFIKRKDEDNTGLCYFFKSKEDESTETADIDTSASATESEIKPVYRSEGTKMYERKGPIKRKLPEVSGQQIAALEEVTESSDSTSTQVSAEKKVAMTKPGDRVVKVQKFIISKDEMKEMAKMGILEVKNGKVFMNSPGQPMLNARFKPVQQKDIENLICRKRQKPQVKQYDRKFSHATNVASEDVLEDPFDTQL; encoded by the exons ATGGAGAAGAGAAGAGGAGTtctgcaaaaaatgaaaatatgcagATTCTGCTTTAATAGTAATGAAAGTGAACTTACAAGTATTTATCAAAAGGATGAGAAAACTGTCCCTTTACCCGTGCAAATCATGAGCTGTGTATCTATAGAG gtCTTTCCCAGCGATGGATTTCCTCAGCTAATTTGTAACGACTGCAAACTACAGACAATTAAGTCATATGTTTTTAAGAGCAACTGCCGAAAAGTGGATGATGCCTTCAAA aaTTACCTCCAGTCAGGAGAATTGATAAAACCTGAAATTCAACCAATGACTCGCAAAATAAACATGCGCCACACAGAAGATGATAGAAACAAGGATAAACTGCCagctattgaaaaaataaaagaagatGACAATGATAATCTAGATGATCACTCCATAGATGTTAAAAGATCAAAGTTAAATGATGGAACTGAGGTTATCACTCTGTGCATTTCAGAGACAGATGACCCTGATCATTTTCAG GATATTTCTCAAGATTCTGAACAAGAAGATAGTCACATTATTGCTGAGGAATCAAAAGATGAAGATCAGACAGAAGTTGAACAG GTTGAAACAGACATTTTCTCTTGTGAGTTTTGCGACAAAACATTCCCACTGCAACAACTGTTGGATTTACACATAACCAGTCATCAAAGAGAGAAGAACTTCACCTGTTCAGAGTGTAACAGTAAATTTTTCAG CAAATACGACCTAGCAAATCACCTGAAAGTCCACTCAAACGAGAAGCCGTATGAGTGCCCTGTGTGCGAGAAAAAATTTTCCAGAGAATCTGTTTTGAGGCGTCATGAAACGATACATACCGATGCTGCGAGGTTCTTGTGCTGGCAATGCGACAAAAGTTTCGTCACGAAAGCTGATCTTCAAGACCACATAAAAAGACATTTGAAGTCTCGACCGTTTCCTTGTACTTTGTGTACGAagaatttcgtttttaaacag GGCTTGGAAAGACACATGACCTCTGAACACGAAGGAGAGAAGGCTCATAAGTGTAACTACTGCAGTGCTAGTTTCAACACTCCTATTCGTCTTACTAGACACGTGACTACTCACGCGGGATTGAGGCCTTATCCATGCAAA GTATGCGGGCGTACTTTTTTGCTCAGCCATCACCTTACCAGACACATGCGCAGTCATTATAAACAGGAATCGGCAGAGACCGTCGGACAACACAAATGCGATTTGTGCAGTATGTCATTTAGGAGAAAAGATAGCTTAATAAACCACAGTGTCATTCACAGTATGGTGAATTTACG CTGCGTCATTTGCAACACCTCTTTTGAGGACTCTGCAATGGTCCGCGATCACATCACAACGCACTTGCAAGGCTTGCCTTTTCCGTGTGAAAAATGCGACTACAGTTTCGACACTGAGAAGCAACTAGTAGAGCACGAAGTTAAGCATGCGGAGATGGAATACGAGGATCAGATTGAACAAGAG GTCATTTCCGAAACTCAAAAAGACGATTATGCAACTGCTTTTGAAGACGACGAGGGGTCGGTAAGAATGGCTTTTGAATCTAATCAGGACGATGCGGAGGAGGAGGGGGAGATCTCTCATGTGAGCTTAACTGAAATGTTTTCTGCCTCTGACAAATCTTTTGACACTTTCGACATCGACAAGATCCTAAAG ATGACTTCGTACAGCATCCGTGACTTCGATAATCCTGTATTGGTGCGTCCGGGCAAGGAGAAATCAGACCGTTCTTTGGATTGCTCCGCAGAGGCCCCAGAGTCTCCCTCTACCCCAAACTTTATTAAACGTAAAGACGAAGATAATACCGGCTTgtgctatttttttaagtccaAGGAAGATGAATCAACTGAAACTGCAGATATTGATACATCAGCTTCTGCCACTGAGAGTGAGATAAAGCCTGTTTATAGATCAGAAGGCACGAAG atGTATGAACGAAAAGGGCCGATTAAACGGAAATTACCAGAAGTCTCAGGGCAACAAATTGCCGCTTTGGAAGAAGTAACGGAGTCTTCAGATTCTACATCGACACAAGTTTCTGCGGAAAAGAAGGTAGCTATGACGAAGCCCGGAGATCGAGTAgttaaagttcaaaaattcatcattAGTAAGgacgaaatgaaggaaatggCGAAGATGG GTATATTGGAGGTTAAAAATGGCAAAGTTTTTATGAACAGTCCAGGACAGCCCATGCTAAACGCAAGGTTCAAACCAGTCCAACAGAAGGATATTGAGAACTTAATATGCCGGAAACGACAAAAGCCTCAAGTTAAGCAGTACGATCGGAAATTTTCGCATGCAACCAACGTCGCTTCAGAAGACGTGTTAGAGGACCCTTTTGATACTCAATTGTAA
- the LOC136345298 gene encoding zinc finger protein pita-like isoform X2 yields MEKRRGVLQKMKICRFCFNSNESELTSIYQKDEKTVPLPVQIMSCVSIEVFPSDGFPQLICNDCKLQTIKSYVFKSNCRKVDDAFKNYLQSGELIKPEIQPMTRKINMRHTEDDRNKDKLPAIEKIKEDDNDNLDDHSIDVKRSKLNDGTEVITLCISETDDPDHFQDISQDSEQEDSHIIAEESKDEDQTEVEQVETDIFSCEFCDKTFPLQQLLDLHITSHQREKNFTCSECNSKFFSKYDLANHLKVHSNEKPYECPVCEKKFSRESVLRRHETIHTDAARFLCWQCDKSFVTKADLQDHIKRHLKSRPFPCTLCTKNFVFKQGLERHMTSEHEGEKAHKCNYCSASFNTPIRLTRHVTTHAGLRPYPCKVCGRTFLLSHHLTRHMRSHYKQESAETVGQHKCDLCSMSFRRKDSLINHSVIHSMVNLRCVICNTSFEDSAMVRDHITTHLQGLPFPCEKCDYSFDTEKQLVEHEVKHAEMEYEDQIEQEVISETQKDDYATAFEDDEGSVRMAFESNQDDAEEEGEISHMTSYSIRDFDNPVLVRPGKEKSDRSLDCSAEAPESPSTPNFIKRKDEDNTGLCYFFKSKEDESTETADIDTSASATESEIKPVYRSEGTKMYERKGPIKRKLPEVSGQQIAALEEVTESSDSTSTQVSAEKKVAMTKPGDRVVKVQKFIISKDEMKEMAKMGILEVKNGKVFMNSPGQPMLNARFKPVQQKDIENLICRKRQKPQVKQYDRKFSHATNVASEDVLEDPFDTQL; encoded by the exons ATGGAGAAGAGAAGAGGAGTtctgcaaaaaatgaaaatatgcagATTCTGCTTTAATAGTAATGAAAGTGAACTTACAAGTATTTATCAAAAGGATGAGAAAACTGTCCCTTTACCCGTGCAAATCATGAGCTGTGTATCTATAGAG gtCTTTCCCAGCGATGGATTTCCTCAGCTAATTTGTAACGACTGCAAACTACAGACAATTAAGTCATATGTTTTTAAGAGCAACTGCCGAAAAGTGGATGATGCCTTCAAA aaTTACCTCCAGTCAGGAGAATTGATAAAACCTGAAATTCAACCAATGACTCGCAAAATAAACATGCGCCACACAGAAGATGATAGAAACAAGGATAAACTGCCagctattgaaaaaataaaagaagatGACAATGATAATCTAGATGATCACTCCATAGATGTTAAAAGATCAAAGTTAAATGATGGAACTGAGGTTATCACTCTGTGCATTTCAGAGACAGATGACCCTGATCATTTTCAG GATATTTCTCAAGATTCTGAACAAGAAGATAGTCACATTATTGCTGAGGAATCAAAAGATGAAGATCAGACAGAAGTTGAACAG GTTGAAACAGACATTTTCTCTTGTGAGTTTTGCGACAAAACATTCCCACTGCAACAACTGTTGGATTTACACATAACCAGTCATCAAAGAGAGAAGAACTTCACCTGTTCAGAGTGTAACAGTAAATTTTTCAG CAAATACGACCTAGCAAATCACCTGAAAGTCCACTCAAACGAGAAGCCGTATGAGTGCCCTGTGTGCGAGAAAAAATTTTCCAGAGAATCTGTTTTGAGGCGTCATGAAACGATACATACCGATGCTGCGAGGTTCTTGTGCTGGCAATGCGACAAAAGTTTCGTCACGAAAGCTGATCTTCAAGACCACATAAAAAGACATTTGAAGTCTCGACCGTTTCCTTGTACTTTGTGTACGAagaatttcgtttttaaacag GGCTTGGAAAGACACATGACCTCTGAACACGAAGGAGAGAAGGCTCATAAGTGTAACTACTGCAGTGCTAGTTTCAACACTCCTATTCGTCTTACTAGACACGTGACTACTCACGCGGGATTGAGGCCTTATCCATGCAAA GTATGCGGGCGTACTTTTTTGCTCAGCCATCACCTTACCAGACACATGCGCAGTCATTATAAACAGGAATCGGCAGAGACCGTCGGACAACACAAATGCGATTTGTGCAGTATGTCATTTAGGAGAAAAGATAGCTTAATAAACCACAGTGTCATTCACAGTATGGTGAATTTACG CTGCGTCATTTGCAACACCTCTTTTGAGGACTCTGCAATGGTCCGCGATCACATCACAACGCACTTGCAAGGCTTGCCTTTTCCGTGTGAAAAATGCGACTACAGTTTCGACACTGAGAAGCAACTAGTAGAGCACGAAGTTAAGCATGCGGAGATGGAATACGAGGATCAGATTGAACAAGAG GTCATTTCCGAAACTCAAAAAGACGATTATGCAACTGCTTTTGAAGACGACGAGGGGTCGGTAAGAATGGCTTTTGAATCTAATCAGGACGATGCGGAGGAGGAGGGGGAGATCTCTCAT ATGACTTCGTACAGCATCCGTGACTTCGATAATCCTGTATTGGTGCGTCCGGGCAAGGAGAAATCAGACCGTTCTTTGGATTGCTCCGCAGAGGCCCCAGAGTCTCCCTCTACCCCAAACTTTATTAAACGTAAAGACGAAGATAATACCGGCTTgtgctatttttttaagtccaAGGAAGATGAATCAACTGAAACTGCAGATATTGATACATCAGCTTCTGCCACTGAGAGTGAGATAAAGCCTGTTTATAGATCAGAAGGCACGAAG atGTATGAACGAAAAGGGCCGATTAAACGGAAATTACCAGAAGTCTCAGGGCAACAAATTGCCGCTTTGGAAGAAGTAACGGAGTCTTCAGATTCTACATCGACACAAGTTTCTGCGGAAAAGAAGGTAGCTATGACGAAGCCCGGAGATCGAGTAgttaaagttcaaaaattcatcattAGTAAGgacgaaatgaaggaaatggCGAAGATGG GTATATTGGAGGTTAAAAATGGCAAAGTTTTTATGAACAGTCCAGGACAGCCCATGCTAAACGCAAGGTTCAAACCAGTCCAACAGAAGGATATTGAGAACTTAATATGCCGGAAACGACAAAAGCCTCAAGTTAAGCAGTACGATCGGAAATTTTCGCATGCAACCAACGTCGCTTCAGAAGACGTGTTAGAGGACCCTTTTGATACTCAATTGTAA